The following proteins are encoded in a genomic region of Drosophila willistoni isolate 14030-0811.24 chromosome 3R, UCI_dwil_1.1, whole genome shotgun sequence:
- the LOC6647716 gene encoding GATA zinc finger domain-containing protein 6 isoform X3, with protein MTTTTQVEINTNAGINADATTTNPNTNNLNMVATATSSSATSPGICGNVTSTQRVVEATKRKKLKSRSANASNATSTQAAAAATTTTSLAKNVGKSNGNGLSYSKEHLDAWLENCLRDATQLSSSSEFLDFNPPTVNNNKQIFVTQQQQQQQQQQQQQQQQQQQQQFLMRSNSQPYGMGPSPSMPFSLGIQRHSQALSHRYPMLFPPQSHHNGYGLAYGDSGQDFASLPPLVNMMGSTGPGGNGSGGGHGVGGGSGLLASNLDHEQNSTDVLDGSGSNPTFSRGFRFSDPCLLNPSDNDSKLSGQNTPDRRNGSATSGGNAAHLHVADGDQQQNKFFAALMEQINILHETNSKICRNLHDTKVDIEALKHAPNGQPWAGAGGMRHRRDSLSGLSTQSQPMVFGGGFGGTHSPAPTFHSAYTPGMMTDVVREVKEAARVREDALLSRVKSMVEERQWTLNEGNVRTLRDIDELKSQVMQLRLERKETNKRLSHLEAENKYLRQAFASCFNQRQTFHDIIYENERAQRSRKPFPNGSTVGGGGGGGGGSGARRSQSFNLHYGTMHQTPTHTTHLLDEDDEGHEEKLQPPQLEEEPAEEDSEVQSVTAKKRLSTSSNDSRNNGLIAAAAAAATAQSPPTFSLLNEQVTPSTPPPLLPRKKEHAQLKRELNEAAAAHLKNWLKT; from the exons ATGACAACCACAACGCAGGTGGAGATCAACACAAATGCTGGCATAAATGCTGATGCCACCACTACGAATCCAAATACCAACAACCTCAACATGGTGGCAACTGCAACAAGTTCTAGTGCAACTTCCCCAGGAATATGTGGCAATGTCACTAGCACACAGAGGG TTGTGGAAGCCACCAAGCGCAAGAAACTGAAATCTCGCAGTGCCAACGCCTCGAACGCAACATCAacacaagcagcagcagcagcaacaacaaccacatcaTTGGCCAAGAATGTTGGCAAAAGTAATGGAAATGGTTTAAGCTATTCCAAGGAGCATTTGGATGCTTGGCTAGAAAATTGCCTAAGAGATGCCACCCAGTTATCATCGTCATCTGAATTTCTGGACTTTAATCCTCCAACGGTTAACAATAATAAGCAAATCTTTGTgactcagcagcagcagcagcaacaacaacaacaacagcagcagcaacaacaacaacagcagcaacaatttcTTATGCGTTCCAATTCGCAACCCTATGGCATGGGACCTAGCCCATCAATGCCCTTCAGCTTGGGCATACAACGC CACTCGCAGGCTTTAAGTCACCGTTATCCCATGCTCTTTCCACCCCAAAGCCATCATAATGGCTATGGCTTAGCCTATGGCGATAGCGGACAAGACTTTGCCAGCTTACCACCGCTGGTCAATATGATGGGCAGCACGGGTCCAGGCGGTAATGGTAGTGGTGGTGGTcatggtgttggtggtggtagTGGCTTACTGGCGAGTAATTTGGATCATGAACAAAACTCTACAGATGTTCTCGATGGCAGTGGAAGCAATCCGACCTTTAGTCGAGG cTTTCGTTTCAGTGATCCCTGTTTGCTAAATCCTTCGGACAATGATTCCAAATTGAGTGGCCAAAATACACCGGACCGAAGAAATGGCAGCGCCACAAGTGGTGGCAATGCTGCTCACCTTCATGTGGCAGACGGGGAccagcaacaaaataaattctttgCGGCTCTTATGGAGCAGATAAACATATTGCATGAAACTAATTCCAAGATTTGTCGTAATCTGCATGACACtaaag TCGATATTGAAGCTTTAAAGCACGCTCCCAATGGCCAGCCCTGGGCTGGGGCTGGGGGCATGCGGCACCGTAGAGATAGCTTGAGCGGATTAAGCACACAAAGTCAACCAATGGTATTTGGCGGTGGATTCGGTGGCACACATAGTCCGGCGCCCACCTTTCATTCAG CCTACACACCCGGAATGATGACTGATGTGGTGCGGGAGGTAAAGGAAGCAGCACGGGTGCGCGAAGATGCCTTACTCAGTAG AGTCAAATCCATGGTGGAGGAGCGGCAATGGACATTGAACGAGGGCAATGTCCGCACATTGCGAGACATTGATGAACTAAAG TCCCAAGTGATGCAGTTGCGCTTGGAGCGCAAGGAGACCAACAAACGTTTGTCACATCTCGAGGCTGAGAACAAATATCTACGCCAGGCATTTGCCAGCTGTTTCAATCAGCGGCAAACGTTTCACGATATTATCTACGAGAACGAGCGAGCCCAAAGATCACGTAAACCGTTTCCCAATGGAAGCactgttggtggtggtggcggtggcggaGGCGGCAGTGGGGCCCGGCGGTCTCAATCATTTAATCTGCACTATGGAACCATGCATCAGACACCAACGCACACAACACATTTACTCGATGAGGATGATGAGGGCCATGAGGAAAAGTTGCAGCCACCACAGCTAGAGGAAGAGCCAGCCGAAGAGGATAGTGAGGTGCAGTCTGTGACGGCTAAAAAGCGACTCTCAACCTCCAGCAACGATTCTCGCAACAATGGCCTAatcgcagcagcagcggcagctgCAACCGCCCAGAGTCCACCTACATTTTCGTTGTTAAACGAGCAGGTGACTCCGTCAACGCCACCGCCTCTACTGCCCCGCAAAAAGGAGCACGCACAACTCAAACGCGAACTCAACGAAGCGGCCGCCGCAC ACTTGAAAAATTGGTTAAAGACCTAA
- the LOC6647716 gene encoding uncharacterized protein LOC6647716 isoform X1, whose translation MTTTTQVEINTNAGINADATTTNPNTNNLNMVATATSSSATSPGICGNVTSTQRVVEATKRKKLKSRSANASNATSTQAAAAATTTTSLAKNVGKSNGNGLSYSKEHLDAWLENCLRDATQLSSSSEFLDFNPPTVNNNKQIFVTQQQQQQQQQQQQQQQQQQQQQFLMRSNSQPYGMGPSPSMPFSLGIQRHSQALSHRYPMLFPPQSHHNGYGLAYGDSGQDFASLPPLVNMMGSTGPGGNGSGGGHGVGGGSGLLASNLDHEQNSTDVLDGSGSNPTFSRGFRFSDPCLLNPSDNDSKLSGQNTPDRRNGSATSGGNAAHLHVADGDQQQNKFFAALMEQINILHETNSKICRNLHDTKVDIEALKHAPNGQPWAGAGGMRHRRDSLSGLSTQSQPMVFGGGFGGTHSPAPTFHSAYTPGMMTDVVREVKEAARVREDALLSRVKSMVEERQWTLNEGNVRTLRDIDELKSQVMQLRLERKETNKRLSHLEAENKYLRQAFASCFNQRQTFHDIIYENERAQRSRKPFPNGSTVGGGGGGGGGSGARRSQSFNLHYGTMHQTPTHTTHLLDEDDEGHEEKLQPPQLEEEPAEEDSEVQSVTAKKRLSTSSNDSRNNGLIAAAAAAATAQSPPTFSLLNEQVTPSTPPPLLPRKKEHAQLKRELNEAAAARKEANQRIIALEKLVKDLSAQVASQPNWNPSAAPAITPKFTASGGPITDL comes from the exons ATGACAACCACAACGCAGGTGGAGATCAACACAAATGCTGGCATAAATGCTGATGCCACCACTACGAATCCAAATACCAACAACCTCAACATGGTGGCAACTGCAACAAGTTCTAGTGCAACTTCCCCAGGAATATGTGGCAATGTCACTAGCACACAGAGGG TTGTGGAAGCCACCAAGCGCAAGAAACTGAAATCTCGCAGTGCCAACGCCTCGAACGCAACATCAacacaagcagcagcagcagcaacaacaaccacatcaTTGGCCAAGAATGTTGGCAAAAGTAATGGAAATGGTTTAAGCTATTCCAAGGAGCATTTGGATGCTTGGCTAGAAAATTGCCTAAGAGATGCCACCCAGTTATCATCGTCATCTGAATTTCTGGACTTTAATCCTCCAACGGTTAACAATAATAAGCAAATCTTTGTgactcagcagcagcagcagcaacaacaacaacaacagcagcagcaacaacaacaacagcagcaacaatttcTTATGCGTTCCAATTCGCAACCCTATGGCATGGGACCTAGCCCATCAATGCCCTTCAGCTTGGGCATACAACGC CACTCGCAGGCTTTAAGTCACCGTTATCCCATGCTCTTTCCACCCCAAAGCCATCATAATGGCTATGGCTTAGCCTATGGCGATAGCGGACAAGACTTTGCCAGCTTACCACCGCTGGTCAATATGATGGGCAGCACGGGTCCAGGCGGTAATGGTAGTGGTGGTGGTcatggtgttggtggtggtagTGGCTTACTGGCGAGTAATTTGGATCATGAACAAAACTCTACAGATGTTCTCGATGGCAGTGGAAGCAATCCGACCTTTAGTCGAGG cTTTCGTTTCAGTGATCCCTGTTTGCTAAATCCTTCGGACAATGATTCCAAATTGAGTGGCCAAAATACACCGGACCGAAGAAATGGCAGCGCCACAAGTGGTGGCAATGCTGCTCACCTTCATGTGGCAGACGGGGAccagcaacaaaataaattctttgCGGCTCTTATGGAGCAGATAAACATATTGCATGAAACTAATTCCAAGATTTGTCGTAATCTGCATGACACtaaag TCGATATTGAAGCTTTAAAGCACGCTCCCAATGGCCAGCCCTGGGCTGGGGCTGGGGGCATGCGGCACCGTAGAGATAGCTTGAGCGGATTAAGCACACAAAGTCAACCAATGGTATTTGGCGGTGGATTCGGTGGCACACATAGTCCGGCGCCCACCTTTCATTCAG CCTACACACCCGGAATGATGACTGATGTGGTGCGGGAGGTAAAGGAAGCAGCACGGGTGCGCGAAGATGCCTTACTCAGTAG AGTCAAATCCATGGTGGAGGAGCGGCAATGGACATTGAACGAGGGCAATGTCCGCACATTGCGAGACATTGATGAACTAAAG TCCCAAGTGATGCAGTTGCGCTTGGAGCGCAAGGAGACCAACAAACGTTTGTCACATCTCGAGGCTGAGAACAAATATCTACGCCAGGCATTTGCCAGCTGTTTCAATCAGCGGCAAACGTTTCACGATATTATCTACGAGAACGAGCGAGCCCAAAGATCACGTAAACCGTTTCCCAATGGAAGCactgttggtggtggtggcggtggcggaGGCGGCAGTGGGGCCCGGCGGTCTCAATCATTTAATCTGCACTATGGAACCATGCATCAGACACCAACGCACACAACACATTTACTCGATGAGGATGATGAGGGCCATGAGGAAAAGTTGCAGCCACCACAGCTAGAGGAAGAGCCAGCCGAAGAGGATAGTGAGGTGCAGTCTGTGACGGCTAAAAAGCGACTCTCAACCTCCAGCAACGATTCTCGCAACAATGGCCTAatcgcagcagcagcggcagctgCAACCGCCCAGAGTCCACCTACATTTTCGTTGTTAAACGAGCAGGTGACTCCGTCAACGCCACCGCCTCTACTGCCCCGCAAAAAGGAGCACGCACAACTCAAACGCGAACTCAACGAAGCGGCCGCCGCACGTAAGGAGGCCAATCAGCGTATTATAGC ACTTGAAAAATTGGTTAAAGACCTAAGCGCCCAGGTGGCCAGCCAACCAAATTGGAATCCCAGTGCAGCGCCGGCTATAACTCCCAAATTCACAGCGTCCGGTGGACCGATTACGGACTTATAG
- the LOC6647717 gene encoding pre-mRNA-splicing factor SPF27 — MAGEVIVDALPYIDHGYDDPGVRESALAMVEEECRRYRPTKNYLDHLPLPANSPFETPLMVNEFERIQNRLPMETLSMKRYELPPPPSGKLAEVAAWQESIENSMAQLEHQWVRSINLELMLEYGTEAWKSYLEVFTAMQAKAQLQLQQLKKDMQDINWQRKQAQTHAGEKLRSLEAHWVLLVSKNYEIETESAELEKLVHAAREQLKKLTPPSNETAPTPEHTNGYGKEEDEQQQEEEEQQQGEEEKHESQNEKEAVVADEKMDTEVDEEREDVDKSSSNDDETAEEESSNDS; from the coding sequence atggctGGTGAAGTTATTGTGGATGCCCTGCCGTACATTGACCATGGATACGACGATCCTGGAGTTAGGGAATCAGCGCTAGCCATGGTTGAGGAAGAGTGCCGACGCTATCGGCCAACTAAAAACTATTTGGACCATTTACCCCTGCCGGCTAACTCGCCATTTGAGACACCGTTGATGGTGAATGAATTTGAACGAATACAAAACCGTCTTCCAATGGAAACACTGTCGATGAAGAGGTATGAGCTGCCACCGCCACCCTCTGGTAAACTGGCCGAAGTGGCTGCTTGGCAAGAGTCCATTGAGAACTCAATGGCACAGCTGGAACATCAGTGGGTACGTTCCATCAACCTCGAATTGATGCTAGAATATGGCACAGAGGCTTGGAAATCCTACCTGGAGGTGTTTACCGCGATGCAAGCAAAGgcgcaattgcaattgcagcAGCTTAAGAAGGACATGCAGGATATAAACTGGCAGCGAAAACAGGCGCAAACACATGCAGGCGAGAAATTACGATCCCTCGAGGCCCACTGGGTTTTGTTGGTGTCCAAAAACTACGAGATAGAAACCGAGAGCGCCGAGTTGGAGAAACTTGTGCATGCAGCGCGAGAGCAATTGAAAAAACTAACTCCTCCGTCAAACGAGACAGCACCAACACCAGAGCATACCAACGGATATGGGAAGGAGGAGGAtgagcaacaacaagaagaagaggAACAGCAACAAGGGGAAGAGGAGAAGCATGAGtctcaaaatgaaaaagagGCAGTTGTAGCCGATGAGAAAATGGACACAGAAGTCGATGAGGAAAGGGAGGATGTGGATAAAAGCAGTAGTAATGATGATGAGACAGCAGAGGAAGAGAGCTCTAATGATTCGTAA
- the LOC6647716 gene encoding GATA zinc finger domain-containing protein 6 isoform X2 translates to MTTTTQVEINTNAGINADATTTNPNTNNLNMVATATSSSATSPGICGNVTSTQRVVEATKRKKLKSRSANASNATSTQAAAAATTTTSLAKNVGKSNGNGLSYSKEHLDAWLENCLRDATQLSSSSEFLDFNPPTVNNNKQIFVTQQQQQQQQQQQQQQQQQQQQQFLMRSNSQPYGMGPSPSMPFSLGIQRHSQALSHRYPMLFPPQSHHNGYGLAYGDSGQDFASLPPLVNMMGSTGPGGNGSGGGHGVGGGSGLLASNLDHEQNSTDVLDGSGSNPTFSRGFRFSDPCLLNPSDNDSKLSGQNTPDRRNGSATSGGNAAHLHVADGDQQQNKFFAALMEQINILHETNSKICRNLHDTKVDIEALKHAPNGQPWAGAGGMRHRRDSLSGLSTQSQPMVFGGGFGGTHSPAPTFHSAYTPGMMTDVVREVKEAARVREDALLSRVKSMVEERQWTLNEGNVRTLRDIDELKSQVMQLRLERKETNKRLSHLEAENKYLRQAFASCFNQRQTFHDIIYENERAQRSRKPFPNGSTVGGGGGGGGGSGARRSQSFNLHYGTMHQTPTHTTHLLDEDDEGHEEKLQPPQLEEEPAEEDSEVQSVTAKKRLSTSSNDSRNNGLIAAAAAAATAQSPPTFSLLNEQVTPSTPPPLLPRKKEHAQLKRELNEAAAARKEANQRIIAWV, encoded by the exons ATGACAACCACAACGCAGGTGGAGATCAACACAAATGCTGGCATAAATGCTGATGCCACCACTACGAATCCAAATACCAACAACCTCAACATGGTGGCAACTGCAACAAGTTCTAGTGCAACTTCCCCAGGAATATGTGGCAATGTCACTAGCACACAGAGGG TTGTGGAAGCCACCAAGCGCAAGAAACTGAAATCTCGCAGTGCCAACGCCTCGAACGCAACATCAacacaagcagcagcagcagcaacaacaaccacatcaTTGGCCAAGAATGTTGGCAAAAGTAATGGAAATGGTTTAAGCTATTCCAAGGAGCATTTGGATGCTTGGCTAGAAAATTGCCTAAGAGATGCCACCCAGTTATCATCGTCATCTGAATTTCTGGACTTTAATCCTCCAACGGTTAACAATAATAAGCAAATCTTTGTgactcagcagcagcagcagcaacaacaacaacaacagcagcagcaacaacaacaacagcagcaacaatttcTTATGCGTTCCAATTCGCAACCCTATGGCATGGGACCTAGCCCATCAATGCCCTTCAGCTTGGGCATACAACGC CACTCGCAGGCTTTAAGTCACCGTTATCCCATGCTCTTTCCACCCCAAAGCCATCATAATGGCTATGGCTTAGCCTATGGCGATAGCGGACAAGACTTTGCCAGCTTACCACCGCTGGTCAATATGATGGGCAGCACGGGTCCAGGCGGTAATGGTAGTGGTGGTGGTcatggtgttggtggtggtagTGGCTTACTGGCGAGTAATTTGGATCATGAACAAAACTCTACAGATGTTCTCGATGGCAGTGGAAGCAATCCGACCTTTAGTCGAGG cTTTCGTTTCAGTGATCCCTGTTTGCTAAATCCTTCGGACAATGATTCCAAATTGAGTGGCCAAAATACACCGGACCGAAGAAATGGCAGCGCCACAAGTGGTGGCAATGCTGCTCACCTTCATGTGGCAGACGGGGAccagcaacaaaataaattctttgCGGCTCTTATGGAGCAGATAAACATATTGCATGAAACTAATTCCAAGATTTGTCGTAATCTGCATGACACtaaag TCGATATTGAAGCTTTAAAGCACGCTCCCAATGGCCAGCCCTGGGCTGGGGCTGGGGGCATGCGGCACCGTAGAGATAGCTTGAGCGGATTAAGCACACAAAGTCAACCAATGGTATTTGGCGGTGGATTCGGTGGCACACATAGTCCGGCGCCCACCTTTCATTCAG CCTACACACCCGGAATGATGACTGATGTGGTGCGGGAGGTAAAGGAAGCAGCACGGGTGCGCGAAGATGCCTTACTCAGTAG AGTCAAATCCATGGTGGAGGAGCGGCAATGGACATTGAACGAGGGCAATGTCCGCACATTGCGAGACATTGATGAACTAAAG TCCCAAGTGATGCAGTTGCGCTTGGAGCGCAAGGAGACCAACAAACGTTTGTCACATCTCGAGGCTGAGAACAAATATCTACGCCAGGCATTTGCCAGCTGTTTCAATCAGCGGCAAACGTTTCACGATATTATCTACGAGAACGAGCGAGCCCAAAGATCACGTAAACCGTTTCCCAATGGAAGCactgttggtggtggtggcggtggcggaGGCGGCAGTGGGGCCCGGCGGTCTCAATCATTTAATCTGCACTATGGAACCATGCATCAGACACCAACGCACACAACACATTTACTCGATGAGGATGATGAGGGCCATGAGGAAAAGTTGCAGCCACCACAGCTAGAGGAAGAGCCAGCCGAAGAGGATAGTGAGGTGCAGTCTGTGACGGCTAAAAAGCGACTCTCAACCTCCAGCAACGATTCTCGCAACAATGGCCTAatcgcagcagcagcggcagctgCAACCGCCCAGAGTCCACCTACATTTTCGTTGTTAAACGAGCAGGTGACTCCGTCAACGCCACCGCCTCTACTGCCCCGCAAAAAGGAGCACGCACAACTCAAACGCGAACTCAACGAAGCGGCCGCCGCACGTAAGGAGGCCAATCAGCGTATTATAGCGTGGGTGTAG